One Alnus glutinosa chromosome 3, dhAlnGlut1.1, whole genome shotgun sequence genomic region harbors:
- the LOC133863160 gene encoding uncharacterized protein LOC133863160 — translation MSRPKTIDSFFKKKCASHSEVNSDTPLNRPLATDLNASVIDERPSKCPRILPEEIDATSLQRDPGKRPQIWEFPVNLQDEMRRAYLRAGPCQPILKPTEYPVSGPENHRRRFQASWFQTYSTWLEYSESKDAIFCHPCYIFAKKSTGRLGSDAFTVKGFKNWKKVNDGMNCPLMGHVGTDPNSPHKIAVKCCEDLKNYSRHIGKLIEKQSSQEIENNRLRLKTSIDSVRRLAFQACAFRGHDESSDSKNQGNFIKLIKFLATFNDKVDGVVLTNAPRNAKYTSPQIQKEILHIFATKVRDVIRKEIGDAKFCILVDEARDESKREQMAIILRFVDKDSFIRERFFHIVHVKDTTALTLKKKICDFLSCNDLKIQNIRGQGYDGGSNMRGEWNGLQALFLRECPYAYYVHCFAHKLQLALVAASR, via the coding sequence ATGAGCAGACCAAAAACAATCGAttcattctttaagaaaaaatgtgCGAGTCATTCAGAGGTTAATAGTGATACACCTTTAAATAGACCGTTAGCAACGGATCTTAATGCTTCAGTGATTGATGAACGGCCTTCCAAATGTCCAAGAATCCTTCCTGAAGAAATTGATGCCACCTCTCTGCAACGTGATCCAGGAAAACGTCCACAAATATGGGAATTTCCTGTAAACTTACAAGATGAAATGCGACGTGCTTATCTTAGAGCTGGCCCATGTCAACCTATTCTTAAACCTACAGAATATCCAGTTTCAGGACCGGAGAATCATCGTCGTCGATTTCAAGCTTCTTGGTTTCAGACATACTCAACTTGGTTGGAATATTCGGAATCAAAGGATGCTATCTTTTGTCATCCATGTTACATTTTTGCTAAGAAATCAACAGGCCGTCTAGGATCAGATGCATTTACAGTGAAAGGTTTTAAGAATTGGAAAAAGGTGAATGATGGAATGAATTGTCCTTTAATGGGGCATGTGGGGACAGATCCCAATTCACCACATAAAATTGCTGTGAAATGTTGTGAAGATCTGAAGAATTATTCACGGCATATTGGCAAGTTAATTGAAAAACAGTCATCACAAGAAATAGAGAATAATCGATTGCGGCTCAAAACCTCAATAGATAGTGTTCGAAGGCTAGCATTTCAAGCATGTGCATTCAGAGGTCATGATGAAAGCTCCGACTCAAAAAATCAAGGTAACTTCATTAAATTGATAAAGTTTTTAGCAACTTTTAATGATAAAGTTGATGGAGTTGTGTTGACAAATGCTCCACGGAATGCCAAATATACATCAccccaaattcaaaaagaaattttgcatATCTTTGCAACTAAAGTACGAGATGTGATTCGTAAAGAAATTGGGGATGCTAAATTTTGCATTCTTGTTGATGAAGCTCGGGATGAGTCAAAAAGGGAGCAAATGGCaatcattttgagatttgttgataAAGATAGTTTTATTCGAGAGAGATTCTTTCATATTGTCCATGTCAAAGATACTActgcattaactttaaaaaagaagatatgtgATTTCCTTTCTTGTAACGACCTCAAAATTCAGAATATTCGAGGTCAGGGATATGATGGAGGTAGTAATATGCGTGGAGAATGGAATGGGCTACAAGCTTTATTTCTTAGAGAATGTCCATATGCATATTATGTGCATTGCTTTGCTCATAAGCTACAATTAGCTTTGGTTGCAGCATCTAGATAA
- the LOC133863161 gene encoding uncharacterized protein LOC133863161 produces the protein MFHATCSVLDTISKDGTNYSQRGDAEAAYMVLTSFEFILILHLMKEIMGFTNCLCQTLQQNSQDILNAMKLVSTTKSLLQNLRNEKWEHFLDTVKSFCEKNEIDVPDMNARYTRARGRSCRQNEESFMTMEHHFRIDVFIAAIDFQLQELDNRFSEHTVELLRLSAALSPQDAYKSFKIDDICSLVEKFYPQDFTEQEKIILRFQLDHYKLDVPKHSDFQNMSTLSELCRGLAISGKSKIYNLIDRLIRLVLTLPVSTATTERAFSAMKLVKTRLRSRWKMSF, from the coding sequence ATGTTCCATGCTACTTGTTCAGTTCTCGACACTATCTCAAAGGATGGAACCAACTATTCTCAGCGCGGTGATGCTGAAGCGGCTTATATGGTATTAACatcatttgaatttattttgatattacATTTGATGAAAGAGATTATGGGATTTACTAATTGTCTTTGTCAAACTTTGCAACAAAattctcaagacattttaaatGCCATGAAATTGGTTTCAactacaaaatcacttcttcagAATTTGAGAAATGAAAAGTGGGAGCATTTCCTTGATACTGTTaaatcattttgtgaaaaaaatgaaattgatgttCCTGATATGAATGCTCGTTACACTAGAGCTCGAGGTAGATCATGTCGCCAAAATGAAGAATCTTTCATGACAATGGAGCATCATTTTAGAATTGATGTATTTATTGCTGCAATAGACTTCCAATTGCAAGAACTGGATAATAGATTTAGTGAGCATACAGTGGAACTTCTTCGTCTTAGTGCCGCTTTAAGCCCTCAAGATGCATACAAATCATTTAAGATCGATGATATATGCAGCTTAGTTGAGAAGTTCTATCCTCAAGATTTTACCgagcaagagaaaatcattttgagatttcaattggatCATTATAAGCTTGATGTGCCAAAACATTCAGATTTTCAGAATATGTCCACTTTATCTGAGTTGTGCAGAGGATTAGCAATTTCAGGAAAATCAaagatttataatttgattgaCAGGTTGATTCGTCTAGTGTTGACTCTCCCTGTTTCTACCGCTACTACTGAACGAGCATTTTCTGCCATGAAACTTGTAAAAACTAGATTACGTAGCAGATGGAAGATGAGTTTCTAG
- the LOC133863637 gene encoding LRR receptor-like serine/threonine-protein kinase IOS1 isoform X2 yields MKKMKLRSMTMGFKHFIFALLAGLALLLVVHAQDQSGFISIACGLPVNSSFTEKNTEINYISDATFIDTGTSNSISTDIKDSHQQQVWNLRSFPQGNRNCYSINVTGGTKYLIRGTFLHGNYDGQDNLPQFDVYIGANIWETVRVDNSSISIWRELIHVPSRNYLQLCLVNTGRGTPFISAIELRPLINASYVTKSGSLALNWRADVGSNEGYRYPDDVHDRYWQSLNYFSWTNLSTNLTVDSQNHNDYQAPSVVMSTAVTPLNGSAPLGAFKWDSDNASTEYYVYMHFAEVVKLEANQSRSFNVTLNGKYWYGPLVPDYLSTTTLYSPSAISGSGNYQFSLVKTEKSTLPPILNAFEIYKVKYFLQSETDQEDVDAIAKIKSTYGIKRIWQGDPCAPKGYSWDGLNCSFEANTPPRITSLTLSSSGLTGQISADISNLVMLQYLDLSNNSLTGSVPDFLSQLQYLRVLNLERNQLSGSVPAQLIERSDNGSLSLSVIDNPNLDLCGSGSCKKENNTVVPNLDGSGSCKKNNIVVPIVASVLGGLLILSLIGVSDLEPF; encoded by the exons atgaagaagatgaagcttAGATCGATGACGATGGGGTTCAAACATTTCATCTTTGCATTGCTCGCTGGTTTGGCTCTTCTACTTGTGGTTCATGCCCAGGACCAATCAG GCTTCATAAGCATAGCTTGTGGGTTACCAGTGAATTCTAGCTTCACCGAGAAGAACACAGAGATAAATTACATTTCAGATGCGACATTCATAGACACAGGTACAAGTAACAGCATATCAACTGATATCaaagatagccatcaacaacagGTATGGAATCTCAGAAGCTTTCCTCAAGGAAACCGCAACTGTTACAGCATAAACGTCACAGGAGGCACTAAATATTTGATCCGAGGAACTTTCTTGCATGGGAATTATGATGGACAAGATAATTTACCACAATTCGATGTGTATATTGGAGCAAATATCTGGGAGACAGTCAGAGTGGACAATTCATCGATTAGTATCTGGAGGGAGCTCATACATGTCCCGTCTCGAAATTATCTACAGCTCTGTCTTGTAAACACGGGCCGCGGGACACCATTTATATCAGCAATAGAGTTAAGGCCATTGATAAATGCCTCCTATGTCACAAAGTCTGGATCATTGGCACTCAATTGGCGCGCAGATGTTGGATCAAATGAAGGATACAG gtaTCCAGACGATGTTCATGATCGCTATTGGCAGTCCTTAAACTACTTTAGTTGGACAAATTTAAGCACCAATCTTACCGTTGACTCCCAAAATCACAATGATTACCAAGCACCATCTGTTGTCATGAGTACTGCCGTCACACCTTTAAATGGTAGCGCTCCCTTGGGGGCGTTCAAATGGGACTCAGATAATGCGAGTACCGAATATTATGTCTACATGCACTTTGCTGAAGTTGTAAAGCTCGAAGCCAACCAGTCCAGATCATTCAACGTTACCCTCAATGGGAAGTACTGGTATGGACCCCTTGTTCCCGATTACTTATCTACAACCACTCTGTATAGCCCATCGGCCATAAGTGGATCGGGCAATTATCAATTTTCACTCGTCAAAACTGAAAAATCAACACTTCCACCCATCCTCAATGCATTTGAAATATACAAAGTGAAATATTTCTTGCAATCAGAGACAGACCAAGAAGATG TTGATGCCATCGCAAAAATCAAGTCAACGTATGGAATAAAGAGAATTTGGCAAGGAGATCCGTGTGCCCCTAAAGGATACTCGTGGGATGGTCTAAATTGTAGCTTTGAAGCTAATACTCCACCTAGAATCACATCCTT GACCTTGTCCTCAAGTGGACTAACTGGACAGATATCTGCCGACATATCAAACCTCGTAATGTTGCAATATTT GGATCTATCTAACAATAGCTTAACTGGATCAGTGCCTGATTTCCTGTCTCAATTACAATACTTGAGGGTCTT AAACTTAGAACGAAACCAGCTGTCCGGTTCAGTTCCAGCTCAACTAATTGAAAGATCAGACAATGGTTCATTATCACTaag TGTGATTGACAATCCAAATCTAGATCTATGTGGATCCGGATCGTGCAAAAAGGAGAACAATACCGTTGTTCCAAACCTAGATGGATCTGGTTCGTGCAAAAAGAACAATATTGTTGTTCCAATAGTAGCATCAGTACTTGGTGGATTGTTGATCCTCTCGTTGATTGGCGTGTCGGATCTCGAACCTTTTTAA